One stretch of Chloroflexota bacterium DNA includes these proteins:
- a CDS encoding M20/M25/M40 family metallo-hydrolase, whose protein sequence is MRPDLTRIVDAFQNDIIQFAQKLIQTPSLPGQEQSIADLVLAEMERLGYDQVWRDHVGNVVGLMKGTEGDRSLMLNSHMDHVDVGDAAQWPHPPYSAALADGFIWGRAACDGKGALAVQVYAPAMARKAGRPLPRSLYTTATVLEERGGWGTAHLVKHIKSDCAVLGQASRNELRSGHRGRMELIVTFRGRSVHASIPARGANPHFAMARFLGKLRELRMVSDAVLGHSTVAPTLVTTDQTSPNVTPGEIRLTLDWRNIPSETPAQVVAKMQKVLDDCSDSGVTGAVEIQQTRLTTYMGHDELHLIMHPGYHLPDDAPLLERARQILTGALEREVELAAWSFATDGGHLMAAGIPTVGFGPGEESFAHTTHDRVAIAQLRESAVGYLALLEHLK, encoded by the coding sequence ATGCGTCCCGATTTGACCCGCATCGTCGATGCCTTCCAAAACGATATTATTCAGTTCGCGCAGAAACTCATCCAGACGCCGAGCCTACCCGGACAGGAGCAATCGATCGCCGATCTGGTGCTGGCGGAGATGGAACGGCTAGGCTACGATCAGGTGTGGCGCGACCACGTCGGCAACGTCGTCGGCCTGATGAAGGGAACGGAAGGCGACCGCTCGCTGATGCTGAACAGCCACATGGACCATGTCGATGTCGGCGACGCGGCGCAGTGGCCGCACCCGCCGTACAGCGCAGCGCTGGCCGACGGCTTCATCTGGGGCCGCGCCGCCTGCGACGGCAAGGGCGCGCTGGCGGTGCAGGTCTACGCGCCGGCCATGGCGCGCAAGGCCGGGCGCCCGCTGCCGCGCTCGCTCTACACGACCGCCACCGTGCTCGAAGAGCGCGGCGGCTGGGGCACCGCGCACCTCGTCAAGCACATCAAGAGTGATTGCGCCGTGCTCGGCCAGGCCAGCCGCAACGAACTGCGCTCCGGTCATCGCGGCCGCATGGAGCTGATCGTCACGTTTCGCGGACGCTCGGTACATGCCTCCATCCCCGCGCGCGGCGCCAACCCGCACTTCGCCATGGCGCGCTTCCTGGGCAAGCTGCGCGAGCTGCGCATGGTCTCCGACGCGGTGCTCGGGCACTCCACCGTCGCGCCGACGCTGGTGACAACCGATCAGACCAGCCCCAATGTCACGCCCGGCGAAATCCGGCTGACGCTGGACTGGCGCAACATCCCGAGCGAGACGCCGGCGCAGGTCGTCGCCAAGATGCAGAAGGTGCTGGACGACTGCTCGGATTCGGGCGTGACTGGCGCCGTCGAGATCCAGCAGACGCGCCTGACGACGTACATGGGCCACGACGAGCTGCACCTGATTATGCACCCCGGCTACCACCTGCCCGACGACGCTCCGCTGCTGGAGCGCGCGCGGCAGATTCTGACCGGGGCGCTGGAACGCGAGGTCGAACTGGCCGCCTGGTCGTTCGCAACGGATGGCGGGCACCTCATGGCGGCCGGCATTCCGACCGTCGGTTTTGGGCCCGGCGAAGAGAGCTTCGCGCATACCACCCATGACCGCGTCGCAATCGCCCAGTTGCGCGAGTCGGCCGTTGGCTACCTGGCGTTGCTGGAGCATCTCAAATAG
- a CDS encoding TIGR03617 family F420-dependent LLM class oxidoreductase, whose product MHIDTGLGVGSLGDIAAQARQAEQIGYDALWSSETQHDAFLPLTLAASATSRIALGTAVAIAFARSPMNLAYIGWDLQQMSGGRFIMGLGTQIKPHIERRFGMVWDHPTPRLREYILAMRHVWNCWQTGEKLNFRGEFFKLTLMSPFFNPGPIAHPHIPIYIAGVNDHLCRLAGELCEGFHVHPFHTPKYIAEFILPHIETGLQTSGRARSDIALSSAVFVIAGDSADERAMVREMVRQQISFYASTPSYHPVFALHGWQAQANELSALAARGKWDEMPKLVTDAMLAEFAEEATHAELPAKLKKRYAGLLERITYYLPGGTEAQQRETVRQFHA is encoded by the coding sequence ATGCACATCGACACCGGTCTCGGCGTTGGATCGCTCGGCGACATCGCTGCACAGGCCCGGCAGGCCGAGCAGATCGGCTACGACGCGCTCTGGTCGAGCGAGACGCAGCACGACGCCTTTCTGCCGCTGACGCTCGCGGCGTCGGCCACGAGCCGTATTGCGCTGGGCACCGCCGTCGCCATCGCGTTTGCGCGCAGCCCGATGAACCTCGCCTACATCGGCTGGGACCTGCAGCAGATGAGCGGCGGGCGCTTCATCATGGGCCTCGGCACGCAGATCAAGCCGCACATCGAGCGCCGCTTCGGCATGGTCTGGGATCATCCGACGCCGCGCCTGCGCGAGTATATCCTGGCCATGCGCCACGTCTGGAACTGCTGGCAGACCGGCGAGAAGCTCAACTTCCGCGGCGAGTTCTTCAAGCTGACGCTCATGTCGCCGTTCTTCAATCCGGGGCCGATCGCGCACCCGCACATCCCGATCTACATTGCGGGCGTCAACGACCACCTGTGCCGACTGGCGGGCGAGTTGTGCGAAGGGTTCCACGTCCACCCGTTCCACACGCCGAAGTACATCGCGGAGTTCATCCTGCCACACATTGAGACGGGATTGCAGACATCGGGCCGCGCGCGGAGCGACATCGCGCTGTCGAGCGCCGTGTTCGTGATCGCGGGGGACAGCGCAGACGAGCGCGCCATGGTGCGCGAAATGGTGCGCCAGCAGATCTCGTTCTACGCCAGTACGCCGTCATACCACCCGGTGTTCGCGCTGCACGGCTGGCAGGCGCAGGCGAACGAACTGTCGGCGCTCGCGGCGCGCGGCAAGTGGGACGAGATGCCGAAGCTAGTAACGGACGCGATGCTGGCCGAGTTCGCGGAGGAAGCCACACACGCCGAGTTGCCGGCCAAGCTGAAGAAACGCTACGCGGGGCTGCTGGAGCGTA